DNA from Musa acuminata AAA Group cultivar baxijiao chromosome BXJ1-5, Cavendish_Baxijiao_AAA, whole genome shotgun sequence:
ACGTTCTCGACGTCGCTCGGAACTCGTTCCGCGTCCGAAGCACTTCTCGGAGTTCTCCACTATGCTGATTCCATGGCTCTCGTTGTTGCATGGCAGAGAGAACCACCACCGCCAACCTTCCTTTGCGGCCGTCGGTGtcccaacctctctctctctctctcatctgcgAGTTGAGTGCCATGTGACAGCAGCTGCACCGCTCACCGGAGTCTGTGTTTCGTCTACCACATCGCTGAATAGCTCTTCTTCTAATCGAGACACTTGGGTGAAGCATAAGCAAGTAAATCCAGTGGAAAGGTTAGGTAGAACACCACTAAGATTGCAGTGCATGGTGGATTTACTTGAACAGTATATTACAATCAATCATAAGCATGCAAATACTATGGTATGATCGAGATCTAATCTTAAGACATGATTATATATGAATCCGATCCAACTTGACAAAATCTTTGTCTTCAACGATAAAATCAAATGTGAATAAGAACGACGATAATAACAAAGTCGAAATACAAGAAAAGAAACAATCAAAATGGTCATGAAATTaaaatcaatcataaaaaaataatgagtatatgaaaatagttaaaatatttaattcaatcaaAATATAATGAAGTGAAGAGAGAATATTTTGGGTCTGTTTCTAATGGGATTTTGGAAGCCATAGCACTTGCGAGGGAATAAAATTAACTTTGTTGAGTTTGAATTATATGTTTGTCTAATTTAATATCGTACATTCATTAGattcttaaaaataaatttaaaatttaatttaattataatgTAAAACTAAAAGGAAATGTTATAAGTATTTTGTTAGAGAGTATTGACGGCATATATGAACTGATATTTTTTCCTATGTTGCCAATTATTTGATATTAATgttgatagaaatgaaatagaaagaaaaaaattatatttattgaaataATACATAATACTtcatatttataaaaaagaattttcctcaacggatgaggatttttctaacatATTTATGATGTGTCATCGTGTACTCAGGAGATCTTGATTATTATTGAGATTATTATCACGGGAGATCTTGATTGTTGTTGAGGTTGTTATCGTGCAAGATCTTGTCGTGACCGACGAGTTGACCAATCGATCTTAATCGAATTTGAATGATCATATGTTATATGTTTAGTCTTACATATTCCACTTATACaattaagattttgatgattaataaTAAGGTTTTGTATTTATTGAGATTTACAATGAGAACATTAGTCCACTTGTAAGAAACAACAGTCGTTGTTTTATTGATCTCAAGAAAGTAGTCTTACAAGCACTTATTACACACGTATTTCGAACATTACGACAACTCAGTAGTGTCCATCTACTCCTCCGCTGCCATAGCCAGAGCCGTAGCCATGCCCAGACCCGTATCCCGAGCCTTCACCTCCCCCTtctccgccaccaccaccacctcctccgcctTCGCCTCTGCCGTATCCTCCGGCACTCCCTCCACCAGCACCTGCGCCATATCCGTAGCCAGCGCCTGCACCTCCGccttctccccctcctcctccgcctccgccgccgcctcctgcaCCATACCCTCCGGCACTCCCGCCACCGGCACCTGCGCCATAACCGGACCCATAGCCATGCCCTGCGCCATAGCCAGATCCTTCACCAaccccttctccaccgccaccgccaccaccgccCCCACTACCATACCCTCCCGCACTCCCCCCACCGGCACCCTCGCCATATCCAGAGCCGTGGCCGGAGCCATATCCCGAGCCACCGCCACTAGCTCCACCACCTCCACCTCCGGCGCTAGTTCCAGCCAGCGATCTAGTAGCGAAGGCGAGCTGGAGGCTGAGGAGGGCAATGAAAGCAAGAGCCCAGAGCTTAACACAAGTTGTTCTACCAGCCATGGTTGCAACGCTAGTGAACTGAGAGCTGAATTTATAGGCCTTCCTTGCATGGCTGACAGTCCAAATCCGAGGCCATAATGGGTGGACGTAGTTTTAGCTGGCGGAAGTAAAGCGCGTGTGAAACGAGGACTCGTGGAGGAAGCCGAACGCGGTGGGCGGTCCATTGGTTTGGAACACGCGTCCGGTCCCAGTAGTTCACCGCCACCCTGTCTCTTCTTGCTTCCTCAACCGTAGTCTACATCACTTTTGGTTTTTGAAGACTTGTCTCCATCGATTTGGTTAGTGGGATTCCCTCCGGATAGCTATCGGCCAACCTTATCCATCCCTTCTCTTCCTCGCATTCATATACGAGTGTGCGAGGTGTGGCTTCTGCTGTGCCGAGGTCTAGCCTTTGAAACACCTCAAAGGCTATGATGAAGATAAATGTCAATCTCCTGCTTCTGGTCGATTCCAACGCGCATCACGATGCACTCCTGCATTGCCTTCttgtgtcattgtcactatcccaaTCCAGTGGCCAATCACTCCACCGTTACCCCACCCCacccctcccctctctctctctctctctctcctttggaTTGCTTCGTCATGGTGGGAGCGTGTGTTGTTCATGTTATTTTAAGGTCGTCTAATCCACCAGATTGCTTGTAGTTCTTCTCATTGAGACACTTGGGGAAGCGCAGGGCAAGCTAAATCCAGCGGGATAGTTTAGGTGAAACAGCACTAAGACTCCAGTTTTCTTGTATAATAACCTCGAAGTTGATCGAATGATGCGATATTGATGGATTGATGCGATCAGATTCGGATACGAGATGGGAACAAGTTGATAACAAGGCAAGCTAAATCCTTAGTTTTCTGTGTCTTTCAACGGGACTTCCTTCTTGTAGGTGAAATGACTTCAGGGAAGGAATAACATtggcaaaataataataataataataataataataataataataataataataataataatagattggACAGTTATAATTTTACTTGATTAGTGTCAGGACATCTGAGTAATTAAGTATAAGAGAATAATATTTATTCTGATAATTAAAATACAATAATTATCATAAATTGGAGCCCTCATTGTACTTTATTTATAGGCTTACTTGGACAAATGAACATTGTTTGAGATGTTCATAAATGGATAGGTAATAAAAGCCAATTTATACGTCCAACATTTATTAGGACTTGTACACAGTAGTAGCTGTAAGAGATTGATGACAGGGCTTCCACTTACAGAAACAAAGCAATAAGACATACGTAGCCATTCTTTATATCACCGAGAAAGCTTATTTggtattacacacacacacatccgcATCTTACATTACTGTTTACCGGTAGTGCAGCGTCGAGATCAAATCTAGTAGTGACCGTTTCCTCCTCCGCTACCGTAGCCTGAGCCGGAACCAGCGCCGGAGCCGGAGCCGGAGCCGGAGCCCGAgccctctccaccgccgcctccaCCCCCTCCACCACTCCCGTAACCTCCACCCTGAGCGCCACCAGCACCAGCACCGTAGCCGGATCCATAGCCATGGCCAGACCCATATCCCGAGCCTTCACCAACCCCTTCTCCCCCGCCGCCACCTCCGCCGCCTCCTCTACCGTATCCACCAGCACTCCCACCACCGGCACCTTCACCATATCCAGAGCCAGAGCCATAGCCATGCCCGGAACCGGAGCCAGCGCCTTCACCTCCTCCTTCTcccccgccaccgccaccgccgcctccacctcctcctcctctaccatACCCTCCCGCACTCCCCCTACCGCCGCCCTCACCATATCCGGAGCCGTAACCTGAACCATATCCAGAGTCACCACCACCTCCACCGCccccaccgccgccgcctccacctccacctccggcTCCAGTTCCATAAAGTGATCTAGAGGCCAAGGCGAGCTGGAGGCTGAGGAGAGCACAGAAGGCAAGAGCGCAGAGCTCCACACGCGCTGTTCTACCAGCCATGGTAGCTACACTTGCACGAGTAGTGAACCGAGAGATGAGATAGTGGTGAATGGAGGGAGGTAgcgaagggtatttatagaccttctCTGCATGGCTAAGCGTCCAAATCCGAGGCCGTAATGCACGTAGTTTTCGGGGCCCCCACAAGAAGTCAGTGTGAACTGAGGACTTTAATTGAAGACACCTCAGCAAATGCATGTTTGCTTCTCTGGCACGTCCTCCTCCTCTCGTCTTGAAGCTTTATTAGTGGGATTCTCCCATAGTTGCTATCGAGCGACTTCTACTCCCTCCAAACTTGGTTTCACGTCAGATACGGAAGAAGAGTTGGATTTATTTGCTTGTTGATATGGGTAAATGAAATGTGGAGAGTTAGAATATTGCATCGACATCAACACCATGACATCCGATGGTCCAAGTGATTCTTCACGTTCGAGTAACACTCGACGTTGATGATAAGTGCATCATCACCGATGTATCAGACATCTAAATTAACATGATTTGTTTTATCTCTTATCAACTTAGCATTTCGAATCAGAGATAGCATAGGTAGTTCATGACAAGTGAGTGGCATGAAAGTGATCATACATAACAGTTCATTACCTTGTTGCCTTCTGTCAAAGTCTCACCCATAGTTTGACTTCGGCTACCACCTCCTCAATCAAAATCCAATGCCCATCTACGCCTCGTTCGTTCCTTGTTTCGTCTTTCCCATCGCTCACACTTCTTCACATCGACTTACATGGCGAAGTTTGAGGCATATCCGGTGGGAGAGGTTAGGTGAAAGGCCACTGAGATACCAGCAGTGGTCGGCAGTGCATGGATTCTTTACTTGAATTGTGAGCCCAAAATAAACATATCAATGAACTTGTTTGATTAATTGCTCCTTATATTATCTTTTACTTCATCCACGGCCAAAAAAGATTACCGtgacttcctctctctctctctctctctctctctctctctctctctctctctctatatatatatatatatatatatatatatatatatatatatatagcgttcAAAACTTAAATCCTTCTTATGTCTATACGCAAAAAATAGGTACttctcaaattaaaaaaaaaaaagatcacatGAGCAAATCATAACCCAAAAAAAGCTAGtttctaaaatatatatttcGATATGTAACCCTAATTTTGATTGGGTTCATATTATAACCATACTCACTAAATAACTATCATTGATAATTTTTCTATTTACAATTAGGTTCTTAGATAAAATTAAGACTATCACAACGTCTTTGATTGATTTACTTCATTATTTAGTAGTAATGATGGTTTTGTTAAGTATTATATTTGAATGTGAAAGGTTATTCGAAGCATCAGTCATTTTTTTGTTGACATACAAAATTGACTTCAGATCAAACTTAAACTTAGTATCGACAAATAATGATGGAATATCCTTATGTActtttcttataaaaaaaattaaatattaatttttttatcaaacccAAGATATATCAATAGACTCTTTCATTTTAAGATTATTAATCTCTAACCCATCCGATGTTAATATTTAACTCATctctatttttgtttggcaaatgGATAATAATTTCTAATATTTCTTCTTTCATGTATCGATTGAAGGCAATCAACAAATCATATTTCTGACTTTTGAGGGTCCCAACTCggatgtttctttttcttttcacattTAAATTGCTGGTTAATAATGTTTGGCTTCAAAATATGTTTTTCGCTAGACTTCAAAGATTTTGTATATAGTTTTCAATCATTGTTGGAAAATAACTGTAATGCAAAAAATAATTATACCAAGAATTGAAATATAAATTATCATAGATTTGGGAAGGATATGTGCATACCTTTATTTGATATGCTTATGTCAAATCCAAATACCTTATGTTATTGTTGTCACCTCTTCCAGCATGACCATCATTATTGATGGTGCCATATCACAAAACATGTTATACAACATAAATGACTTTGCCTATTTATAGGGGAGAGGAGGGAGGCTTTGCGAAGACATCTCGAATATTCTCTTCTATCAAGATCAATATTCAagatttaaatttatataaatattatcaatcaaatATTTGATTAGAATCTACACATAATCCGTCTTATTGATTAGGTTATTAGCCACATATGGTTAACATTTTTCTATTTAGCTTATAAATCGAAAGAGATATAAAATAAACAttcaaaatcataataataaaataaaattttatttttaaaataattttacttgattAGATTATAAGTTTCAAAAGATAATTATATACATGCATGATCTAAAAAACATGtaaataaatctaataaatattataatattatattaggcTAAATTATCAATACGAGTCATAGCGGTTATATGTCATTTGTATCATATTTTCTTCTATGTACTATAACATTAATAATTCTTCTTAAAAGTAGTTAATAAAAatctatataatttattttgttagGATAATCCTATTATCACGTACAAATATAATatgtaaataataataacaaaacagAGTAATAGAAACAGTAACTTTTATTTACACAAATAATAACATTAATTACAAAAATCACTAAGACATACATCACCTACATTTTATGGATTGCTCACCAGATCTATTCTAAGAATATGTTTTTTATATACTTTAGATTGTAATGCCTTAGTTAATAGTTCAATAATCATAACAATAATCACTTAgacatgcatcattatatattttataggtTACTTACAAAACTTATACTAATAACATATTTTTCATATACTTTAGGTTGTAAGGTGTTAGTCAATAGATCAATAATCATTAAAGTAGTGCTGAAATTCTCAACTAACACTTTTGGACTCTTTCTATAATAACTAAATACCTTATCTTAATGTGCTTAGAATGACATAACTATTTACTattctcagaaaaaaaaaaaattataatattatcataaaatatctttagtAACTTGACAATTGAGTTAACTATACTAGATCCTAAAGTAAAATTTTACAACTATAAAGTTTGATTAGTAGACTCAAAATACGTTATAAATTCAGTCTCTATTATTGATGATATAATAATAGATTACTTAGTACTCTTTTAAGAAATTAGTTTACCAACTggcaaaaatatatatcataaagtggacttcctattatcaaTATAACTCCCAAAGTCAGCATCTAaatatcttatcatttttttaactttttaatgcTTTATTCCTACATTACTATAGTATCTATTTAATATTCCAACTACAAAATTAaatatcttatcatttttttaGCTTTTTAATGCTTTATTCCTACGTTACTATAGTATCTATTTAATATTCCAACTACAAAATTAAATATCTTATCAGTTTTTTAGCTTTTTAATGTTTTATTCCTACATTACTATAGTATCTATTTAATATTCCAACTACAAAATTAATATATTCCAACTATAAAACTAATATATAATCTGATATAGGTTTGAGTATATAATAAACTTTCAATTAAgcatatatatgaaatatttttcatcTAATTCAATTCTAAATCATTTTTAAAACATTGACTTTGATTAAATTTTTCATTCTTTGTCATAGGTGTATCGTTTTTTAAGTAAAGATGCATATTGAATATCTTCAAAATTTGATCAATATATTCTTTTTGAGATAGTAGTCGGAGTAATCATGAGATCAATATGATCTCTATACTAATAACATAAGTTGTCTCATTTATATTAACTATCTAAAAATTCTTAGTGAGAAGTTCATAGTTTTATATAGTAAACTAATATCACTATTGGTAAGTAGAATATCATTCACATacataatcaaaataataaactTGCTCTCATTAACATTTAGATATATGCATTGATCAATAATGTTATTACTAAATCTAAAAACAATAAtggtattataaaaaaatatatatcaatgtttgaaaacttatttaaaatcataaataaatttcttaagtttataaaCCAAATATTCTGTTATCTTTTATATGAACCTATAAGTTGTTTCATATAGATCTCTTTATCTAAATTATCATTCAAAAGTATTATTTTCATATCTATTTGATGCAACTTAAGATCATAATAATAAGCTACTAAGGCCTTCATGATTTTTaataagttttatttttaaatttaagaaaaaagttTCCCTATAATTAATCTCTTTATTATgagtaaaaattttgatcataaGTTTAActttatatcatttgatattgCTCTTGAATCGAGTTTAGTCTTAAATACTCATTTAaaatttattcttttataattattagataaTTCGATGAGCTCTAAAAAATTATTCTAGTCTATTAATTTCATATCTTCCTTCGTAGCATcatattatatttcaaaattattattatttatatcttgtgaaaatgttaagaggatttttgattcttatatcataatttgatttttatatatatacaccatataataattaaaaataataaatattttttctctttaaatATTATCAAAGATGTCAATTGTGGTTGTTATATAAGTTTAtcgataataatatttttattatataaaattttattaatgttATTACATTGTTCATTTTTCTCAATTTGTTTAGTAATTTAAGGAACAACTTTTTTAatagaaaatgataaaagagtatcAATATATATCttcttaatattaaatattttaaaattttcactcCCACTAGTTTTAGTAGTTTTTAGAAATATTACATTATGAGACTCAATTATTCTGTACTACAGTTTAagtaataaaatatgtattttttatatttttttctaaataaccaataaaatctctaaaaataattcttTGATCTAACTTTTCATGTGGGTTAAAACTCTTATCTCTTCTAAAAAAATCCCAACTATATAAatgtattaaattaaattttctacTCATCTATAATTCGAATGAAGTTGATTAACTAACTTAAGATAATCTCTTAGATTTTTCTAGATAACCAATGAAATATCCAAAAATAATTCTTTGATCCAACTTCAGGTTAAAATATCATTATCTCAACTGAAAAATCTCAACTATGTAAATGTCTTAATTAAGTTTCCTACTTATCCATAATTCGGATGGAGTTAATAAAACTAACTTAGGATAATGTTAGATATACATAGAAGAAAATTGTATCATTCTTTTAACCATATCTAAAAGGATAAGATTGAGTATTTCATCAACATCTTTCTGCACTcatgataataaatattaaacaaaaatatcttatttttgtAAGAATTTAGCAAATAGGCCATAATACTAGTCTAATCTACCATCCCTATCTAACCTTATGATTTTGacttttttatttgtttctcaTATGTACACTTCAAGAATGTTAATTGCTAGAGACATTTACGTATCAAATATGCATATTTATTTATTGAAAAGTCATCAATAAAGATGATGAAATatctttctccactaaaacatgaAATATGAAACGATCCATAAATATCAGTACGTAAAATCTTAAGAAGTTCCTAGCTTCTTATAGAATTTTTTTGGTGTGTTTAGTTTGCTTTACTTTAATATAATCTAAATACACAATAAAATTAGTGAAGTctagatattttaaaattttaactattattaatcttttaattatttCTTTGAAGATATATGACACATGAAGGAATCTTTGGAACTACATTTTATTCCAATATCTAATTATATGAATAGtcaaaaattttatatattcatgatttaaattaattttatataaaccatCAAATAAAATTCTATATATATTGAGTTTTCCAAAACCAAAAGAAAGAGTACATCCTAATTCATCCAATTTAGAAATGAAAACTAAAGTTTTAAAAATTGTAGAAACATAAGAAGCATCTTCAAGACCCATCAAGTGATTCGTTGTATGTAAATGTTATCACTATTGTTTTGGGATGATTCTCtatcacaatattttttttttaatttttaggttAAAAGAAATCTCTACTATTTATTAGTAACATGAGTTAAACACCATAATATATCTAGTAAGTAttagaaaaattaatttttaggTTAAAAGAAATCTCTACTATTTATTAGTAACATGAGTTAAACACCATAATATATCTAGTAAGTATTAGAAAAAACTTTAGTAATATTTAATTCAAAACATACATAAGTAAATATACTATCTCTTTTGAAAAAAAGAAAGCTTTGCATGTAGGATAGTTATTACCATAAAATGTCCACTATTACCGTAAAAGttatattttattatgaatatttttttcttgagtttgagaaaattttcagacCCAGCTTATTTCGTAGATAACATTTAATattacttttattattattagttcCTTCAGAAATAATGAaacatcatgattttttttttaacttaaatcttatttttttctgCACGCATATGGTCAATTCATTTAAATTTCATCGATTTTTATTTGTGTTTAACATATTAGATATTTGATTATTGGATTGTGTAAATTCAACCTGAGCTGCAACAGGTAAAGTGGGTCAGAAAGGATAGGACGTAAAACAAAGAGTGACAACCTTGCCAGGAGTCATCACCTCATTCTTCTCAGCATCTTCTATCATGGCCACAGCCGGCCAGAAGACAAGAGAAAGAGAAGCAGGCGATGAGCAATCGCCTATCAATCAGACGGTGGACAAGCCCACTTCTCGCGGACTACATGAAGACAGGTGACAGGGCAACATGTCACACCTGTCCTTCACGCTGAAGGAAGGTTGCAAAAAGTCCAGCTTTGCTGCGATCTGTGCATGACAGCCTTCAGTCACTTTGTTCAGGTACACCATCGGCCTCCTCCCAATAAGCTGAGAGACAGGGCAACATGTCACACCTGTCCTTCACGCTGAAGGAAGGTTGCCAAAAAGCCCAGCTTTGCTGCGATCTGTGCATGACAACCTTCAGTCACTTCGTTCAGGTACACCATCGGCGTCCTCCCAATAAGCTTCGCTGCGTTCACCAGATCAAACTCTTGTCAccagggaaaaaaaaaattcaacttttgctctttctctccctttcttTCTGTGCATTTTCACCAAACCAAACTATTGTCaccataaaagataatttttggcctctttttcttcctttatttTTGTACATTTGTCAAAGTTTGAAGATTGCTCGAGGATAGATGGAAAGAAAGAGGTAAATGCAAGGCAAAAGGTTATAGTCCGACGGAGTGGTGAAGCAAAGAGCGAAAAGGGGCTCACTTGCGTGGCTTCCTTGTTGATTCAGAGAAGCCGCCGCAGGATCCACCGCTCGTTGAGTAGAGAAGAGCGAGGCCATTCGGAGAAGAGGCAACCCGCTCCTTCCCCTTCTCACGAGCTCCATCATGTTCctcgccatctctctctctctctgcctgctGCTACTGCGGCTGCTGCTGCGCTATCTCCGTCTCAATCTATTCATCTATTCATCTTATTGGATGACACAAGTGGGGCTACGCGCGTTCAACACCAGCCACGTTAAGCGAGCGGATCTCCTGTTGAATCACAGGCAGGGAACAGGGAATCAGCATCTCGCAAAGTGGGACCCTGCAACAGTGACCACCTCACATTTTCTGTTTGGTGGTTGGACTAAGTCATAAATCGAGGAGACGTTAACCACAATTTAGTACATAAACTTGAAAGATTCAAAGCGGAATCGACATATCGCAGCATCTTAAGCATAGATAGGTACTCGGCATGGCAATTACACGGGTCAAGAAGCATGCATGGAATCCCATGGATGCATACATACATCATGCAAAGACAAGAAAAGATAGGACGGGATTCGGTGAAGGCAATCAACCGAGGTGGTACAAAGGACTGTGTCAATGACATGGGTGGCAGCCGCATCGCAGCCGTCACGTAACGTGCATGCTAGTCGCATGCAGGTGGTGGGAAGAACACGATATGATGGCTAATGGATCGGAACACGACCAAAGAATTTGGTACCACCAATTCAAACATATAACGAAGGGGATGAGATTTTCTAAGTGTCTTGGAAAATCTCTTActctgagggaaatcctctaacctgttgaggaaaatttttctttctaacctgtataaaaggaagggggatatgttaataacaatcaacttcttctacaacttgtttatctatttattttctaacatggtatcagaacaGTTCCTCCTTGACGACTGTTAGCCAAGCGACCACAGtaacacgctgcctcaagcggagtcattgaagaagcacaagatacggattcagagccagtgctaacgagcaccgtcttggctctgctcatccactccttctcttccttcatcgtcggtcttgcttttcttcgtcggccttgctccctctcctatttgctgcctacggAGGAAAATATTCTCTCACTAcctcctcaatagcggtgaacgACGAACAGCGGTGTCtacgcttcccggccagcagcagtcgcaactgctgcatcttcctctaccgcagcagctttcgctgccgcttccctctacacaacgacgCCTCCTTAATggcggtgtcctcctcctcaatagcgacgaattgtcacggacaaacttctaaacagggtgtttgatgtaatgcttatgtatgtccggggacggccgaaggcttaatagtctcattttagttgggttggtggccgctt
Protein-coding regions in this window:
- the LOC135674275 gene encoding glycine-rich cell wall structural protein 2-like → MAGRTARVELCALAFCALLSLQLALASRSLYGTGAGGGGGGGGGGGGGGGGDSGYGSGYGSGYGEGGGRGSAGGYGRGGGGGGGGGGGGGEGGGEGAGSGSGHGYGSGSGYGEGAGGGSAGGYGRGGGGGGGGGEGVGEGSGYGSGHGYGSGYGAGAGGAQGGGYGSGGGGGGGGGEGSGSGSGSGSGAGSGSGYGSGGGNGAGGGSAGGYGRGGGGGGGGGGGGGMGSGSGSGSGYGSGYGSGYGGGGGGNGHY